Proteins encoded by one window of Aphis gossypii isolate Hap1 chromosome X, ASM2018417v2, whole genome shotgun sequence:
- the LOC114122685 gene encoding 3'-5' ssDNA/RNA exonuclease TatD, translating to MAFQPNSTVKVLDPIRENYDNYLLIDVGSNMVNKKFSRDLESVLQRAKDSGVQKIIVPCTSLRTSKEALRLARIYPGSIYSTAGIHPHEAKSWEDNYYDELKDIAKNPECVAIGICGLDYNKDFSSPDIQRKVFELQISLAKEMKKPIMLHQKGAHEDFLKIIKTHLPLMLPAILHSFTGSFEEATDYINLGMYIGITGGLCKDSSGSGIKKLLSAGTLTLDRILVQSDSPFMYPNARAANLTDALKSSLTQRSLGFLQRYCTFHRNEPCSLPILVELLAGFISKKPDEVALATSINALKIFGMS from the exons ATGGCTTTTCAACCTAACAGCACGGTCAAGGTTCTGGATCCAATCCGAGAGAACTATGACAATTATTTGCTAATCGATGTTGGATCGAACATGGTGAACAAAAAGTTCAGCAGAGACTTGGAATCTGTGTTACAACGAGCAAAAGATTCGG gtgttcaaaaaataattgttcctTGTACCTCTTTAAGAACTAGTAAAGAAGCGTTACGGTTAGCAAGAATATATCCAGGATCGATATATTCAACTGCAG GTATCCATCCACATGAAGCAAAGTCTTGGGAAGATAATTATTACGATGAACTGAAAGATATTGCTAAAAATCCAGAATGTGTAGCTATTGGTATATGTGggttagattataataaagatttttcatCGCCTGATATACAAAgaaaagtttttgaattacag atttcctTGGCTAAAGAAATGAAAAAGCCGATCATGTTGCATCAAAAAGGAGCACATgaagattttttaaagattattaaaacacatttgCCTTTAATGCTTCCAGCAATTTTACATTCATTTACTGGTTCCTTTGAAGAAGCTACTGACTACATAAACTTGGGAATGTACATTGGCATAACAG gagGTCTGTGTAAAGATAGTTCTGGTAgtggaataaaaaaacttttaagcgCAGGAACATTAACATTAGATAGAATACTAGTGCAATCAGATTCTCCATTTATGTATCCAAATGCTAGAGCAGCAAATCTTACTGATGCCTTAAAATCTAGTCTCACTcaaag atcaCTGGGATTTTTACAGCGTTACTGTACATTTCATCGAAACGAACCATGTTCATTACCTATTTTGGTGGAGTTGTTAGCtggttttatttctaaaaaaccAGATGAAGTAGCTTTAGCTACATCAATTAATgcgcttaaaatatttggaatgTCATAA
- the LOC114122693 gene encoding histone acetyltransferase type B catalytic subunit: MEQYIVSSNSALELKLVRKSSDINDPKAAFYPDMTYQIFGNMEKIFGYKDLVVKMYYTACSLKLYININYSSKVDSEKFGMNPDNIMEKLKDYITPNFYTNIDVFEKCLEDEPKFKPYGTQLDQFILNHNEGDKKFEVYVIEDENTQFKEYFDQLQTFVLWYIDSSNTIDFDDTKWKIFILYEIFKNENGDTCYTPVGYSTIYEYYAYPDKIRPRISQMLILPPFQRKGLCAKLLNSVYKHYATKSDVIDITVESPNDEFQLVRDFVDVTNFHNLKTFDEEKFKKLHYQEMVKEFKNLYKINQKQVRRVIEIILLKITNRQNTDEYEKYKKFVKARLNWPFQKKPTKLMLAMPAEEVEKIQKADSIVKLEDLDIEYNELEPSYDKVIKRLEVSIAV, from the exons ATGGAACAGTATATTGTAAGCAGTAATAGTGCATTAGAACTTAAACTtg ttCGTAAATCTAGTGACATAAATGATCCAAAAGCAGCATTTTATCCAGACATGACTTATCAAATATTTGGAAATAT ggaaaaaatatttggttacaAAGACcttgttgtaaaaatgtattatactgctTGTAGTCTTAAGctgtatattaacataaattattcttcGAAAGTGGATTCAGAGAAATTTGGTATGAAT cCTGACAATATAATGGAAAAACTTAAGGATTATATTACTCCAAAtttctatacaaatattgatgtatttgAAAAGTGTTTGGAAGATGAACCAAAGTTTAAGCCTTATGGAACTCAACTcgatcaatttattttaa ATCATAATGAAGGAGACAAGAAATTTGAAGTATATGTAATTGAAGATGAAAACACCCAATTCAAAGAGTATTTTGATCAACTACAGACATTTGTTTTATGGTATATCGATTCATCAAATACCATCGATTTTGATGATACTAAATGGAAGATATTTATCtt gtatgaaatttttaaaaatgaaaatggtgATACATGTTATACTCCAGTGGGATATTCAACCATCTATGAATATTATGCTTACCCAGATAAAATCCGCCCAAGAATCAgtcaaatgttaattttaccaCCATTCCAAAGGAAAGGATTGTGTGCCAAGCTCCTGAATTCTGTTTACAAACACTATGCTACTAAATCAGATGTTATTGATATTacag TTGAAAGTCCAAACGATGAATTCCAACTTGTTCGAGATTTTGTAGATGTtactaattttcataatttgaaaacatttgatgaagaaaaatttaaaaaattacattatcaaGAAATggttaaagaatttaaaaatctttacaAAATCAACCAG aaacaaGTTCGTCGtgtaatagaaattatattactaaaaattaccAATCGGCAAAATACAgatgaatatgaaaaatataagaaatttgTAAAAGCAAGATTGAATTGGCCAtttcaa aaaaaacctACCAAACTTATGTTAGCAATGCCAGCCGAAGAAGttgaaaaaatccaaaaagCTGACTCAATTGTAAAATTGGAAGATTTAGATATTGAGTATAATGAATTGGAACCATCATATGATAAAGTAATCAAGAGATTAGAAGTTAGCATTGCTGTATAG